TGTGACCAACCAGGAGATCATCGCCCTCACCGGGAAGTACGTCGCCAACACCTACGCCCGATACCCCATCGCCCTGGTCCGGGGGCAGGGGTGCCGGGTGTGGGATGCCGACGGGAAGGCCT
This genomic window from Candidatus Methylomirabilis sp. contains:
- a CDS encoding aminotransferase class III-fold pyridoxal phosphate-dependent enzyme yields the protein MTNQEIIALTGKYVANTYARYPIALVRGQGCRVWDADGKAYLDFVAGIAVCALGHGHPRLLRAMTEQARRLLHVSNL